A DNA window from Gemmatimonadota bacterium contains the following coding sequences:
- a CDS encoding DUF4198 domain-containing protein, protein MRRLTTAAAAVLLAILLATPALSHDFWLVPHSFRLSPGDQLLVSGQTSSTFPTSLSAVTVDRVASARLLTAHDDQDIVGLSVGGTSLLIRHRPEREGQALVTVAIHPRIIPESPESFRRYIELEGAPEALRRFERDGLLPTDSITRRYAKYAKTLVEVGDGGPRAFERLAGHPLEFVPLTDPAAASSTLRFRMLFLGEPLAHARGHASVAASMDAESAHRDVPFETDALGEFQVDIQSGLWNVRALHIVPAPDGSGADWDVHWATFVWEAAD, encoded by the coding sequence ATGAGGCGGCTCACGACCGCCGCCGCCGCGGTGCTGCTCGCGATCCTGCTCGCCACTCCGGCGCTGTCCCACGACTTTTGGCTCGTGCCGCACTCGTTCCGGCTCTCCCCTGGGGATCAGCTGCTGGTGAGCGGCCAAACGAGCAGCACCTTTCCAACCAGCCTGAGCGCTGTGACAGTGGATCGCGTCGCGAGCGCGCGGCTCCTAACGGCCCATGACGACCAGGACATCGTCGGGCTCAGCGTCGGCGGAACCTCCCTGTTGATCCGGCACCGGCCCGAACGGGAAGGGCAGGCGCTGGTGACCGTTGCGATCCACCCGCGGATTATCCCCGAATCGCCCGAGAGCTTCCGCCGCTATATCGAGCTCGAAGGCGCACCTGAAGCGCTGAGACGATTTGAGCGCGACGGGCTGCTGCCGACCGATAGCATCACGCGGCGGTACGCGAAGTACGCGAAGACTCTGGTCGAGGTCGGAGACGGAGGCCCGCGAGCCTTCGAGCGGCTCGCCGGCCATCCGCTCGAGTTCGTTCCACTCACCGACCCGGCCGCCGCGTCCTCCACGTTGCGCTTCAGAATGCTCTTCCTGGGTGAGCCTCTCGCTCACGCCAGGGGGCACGCCAGCGTCGCCGCGTCCATGGACGCCGAGTCGGCACACCGCGACGTCCCGTTCGAGACCGATGCTCTCGGGGAATTCCAGGTCGACATTCAGTCGGGCCTATGGAACGTCCGTGCGCTGCACATCGTGCCTGCGCCCGATGGCTCCGGTGCCGACTGGGACGTCCACTGGGCGACCTTCGTCTGGGAAGCTGCCGACTGA
- a CDS encoding DUF4396 domain-containing protein has product MATSATVHCLAGCGVGEVVGVVIGVSLGWSRLGTMSLAVTLGFVFGFALGMLPLLRAGFSTKRAFKQVLVAEGLSILVVVS; this is encoded by the coding sequence CTGGCGACGAGCGCGACTGTCCATTGCCTAGCCGGATGCGGTGTCGGAGAGGTCGTCGGCGTCGTTATCGGGGTGTCTCTAGGTTGGTCCCGCCTGGGCACAATGTCCTTGGCGGTCACTCTGGGGTTCGTGTTCGGGTTCGCCCTGGGGATGCTGCCGCTCCTACGGGCGGGATTCTCAACCAAGCGGGCGTTCAAACAGGTGCTCGTCGCTGAGGGCCTGAGCATTCTCGTCGTGGTGTCATGA
- the cadA gene encoding cadmium-translocating P-type ATPase — translation MTDPRADPTGGVTSVRFHVADMDCASCVQKIQDHLLKLNGVLSTEGSPIARTLTVGLDLNLTSRDQVREEVGRLGYVARRMDEHDDPPSASKIWTGKQARIAYASLGVFGLALLSKAIGLTPPVLVVPFRTLYLPDLLLLTSALVGGWNFFPKGLRAARVLALDMNFLMTIAILGALGIGEFTEAAAIAFLFAFAELLESYSVDRARASVEALMDLAPDSARVVRGEHEVTIPAVEVVTGDMVLLRPGERVPADGTVEEGASAVDESPITGESIPVDKAQGDAVFSGTINRSGFLRIRATRPATESALARIVRLVESAEANKSPTEQFVERFARYYTPAVTVAAVLVMIVPPVLFGASFSLWFIRGLTLLVIACPCALVISTPVAVVSAVSAAARNGVLIKGGRYLEAMGGVEVVAVDKTGTLTLGHPRVVEIRLLGDLSEEEVLASAAAIEARSEHPIGKAIVDAASQRRAVLDRQVVTDFSADPGRGARARLDGVDYVVGKPSLLVAEGPDRALATELAVGGRTVVGLTREGDLLAWFALADEPREAASTAFRALRRAGVGRVVMLTGDNQETAEAIGSRVGVDEVRASLLPEDKVDAVRQLEARHGAVAMVGDGVNDAPALAVATVGIVMGAAGSDTALETADIALMGDDLTRLPYLYSLSRRARRVIRQNIAAAIVIKAILAIGVPLGMVSLVTAVLLGDMGVSLGVTLNALRLGTVSAGR, via the coding sequence ATGACGGATCCTCGAGCGGACCCGACTGGAGGCGTGACGTCGGTGCGCTTCCACGTCGCCGACATGGACTGTGCGAGCTGCGTCCAAAAGATTCAGGACCACCTCCTCAAATTGAATGGCGTTCTGAGCACCGAGGGGAGCCCCATCGCCCGAACGCTCACAGTGGGGTTGGACCTGAACCTGACGAGTCGCGACCAAGTGCGAGAAGAGGTGGGGCGCCTTGGATACGTGGCCAGGCGCATGGACGAGCACGACGACCCTCCGTCCGCCAGCAAAATATGGACCGGTAAACAGGCTCGCATCGCCTACGCTTCGCTCGGAGTCTTCGGGCTCGCCTTGCTCTCGAAGGCGATCGGTCTCACGCCCCCAGTCTTGGTCGTCCCCTTCCGGACGCTCTATCTGCCCGACCTCCTGCTGCTGACATCCGCGCTCGTGGGTGGGTGGAATTTCTTCCCAAAGGGTCTCAGGGCGGCACGGGTCCTCGCCCTGGACATGAACTTCCTGATGACCATCGCCATTCTCGGGGCTCTGGGCATCGGGGAATTCACCGAGGCCGCCGCGATCGCGTTTCTCTTCGCGTTCGCTGAGCTGCTCGAGAGCTACTCGGTGGACCGGGCACGGGCCTCGGTGGAGGCGCTCATGGACCTCGCCCCCGATAGCGCTCGCGTCGTCCGTGGAGAGCATGAGGTCACGATTCCCGCAGTGGAGGTCGTGACCGGAGACATGGTTCTTCTTCGACCGGGCGAGCGCGTGCCAGCCGACGGCACTGTCGAGGAGGGCGCGTCGGCAGTGGATGAGTCGCCGATCACGGGCGAGTCCATCCCAGTGGACAAGGCTCAGGGTGATGCGGTCTTCTCCGGCACGATCAATCGCAGTGGGTTCTTGCGGATCCGGGCGACGCGACCGGCGACTGAGAGCGCGCTGGCGCGGATCGTGCGATTGGTTGAGAGCGCTGAAGCGAACAAGAGTCCGACGGAGCAGTTCGTAGAGCGGTTCGCCCGCTACTACACGCCGGCTGTGACGGTTGCCGCTGTTCTGGTGATGATCGTGCCACCGGTCCTCTTCGGTGCCTCCTTCAGCCTGTGGTTCATCCGTGGCTTGACCCTCTTGGTCATCGCATGTCCATGCGCCCTAGTGATTTCAACCCCGGTCGCGGTGGTGAGCGCCGTGAGCGCAGCGGCACGGAATGGGGTGCTCATCAAGGGCGGCAGGTACCTGGAGGCGATGGGCGGCGTGGAAGTCGTGGCCGTGGACAAGACAGGCACGCTGACGCTTGGCCACCCACGGGTGGTAGAGATCCGTTTACTCGGTGACCTGTCCGAGGAGGAAGTGCTCGCCAGCGCCGCCGCGATAGAAGCCCGTTCCGAGCATCCCATCGGCAAGGCCATCGTGGATGCCGCGAGCCAGCGGCGTGCCGTTCTCGACCGACAGGTCGTCACCGACTTCTCGGCGGATCCTGGCCGCGGTGCAAGGGCACGCCTCGACGGTGTGGACTACGTCGTTGGGAAGCCCTCGCTACTGGTTGCGGAGGGTCCTGATCGCGCCTTGGCAACGGAACTAGCGGTCGGCGGACGCACCGTCGTCGGACTCACGAGGGAGGGCGATCTGCTCGCGTGGTTCGCCCTCGCTGACGAGCCCCGGGAAGCGGCCTCGACCGCCTTCAGGGCCTTGCGTAGAGCAGGCGTCGGGCGCGTCGTCATGCTTACCGGAGACAACCAGGAAACCGCCGAGGCGATAGGGAGCAGAGTCGGCGTGGACGAGGTGAGGGCCAGCCTTCTCCCCGAGGACAAGGTCGACGCGGTCAGGCAATTGGAGGCGCGTCACGGTGCGGTAGCGATGGTGGGCGACGGGGTGAACGACGCGCCCGCGCTCGCTGTCGCCACAGTCGGCATCGTCATGGGGGCGGCCGGAAGCGACACGGCGCTGGAGACGGCCGACATCGCGCTCATGGGCGACGACCTGACTCGGCTGCCCTACCTGTACTCTCTGTCGCGCCGGGCCCGGCGCGTGATCCGGCAGAACATTGCCGCGGCTATCGTGATAAAGGCCATTCTGGCGATTGGTGTACCGCTGGGAATGGTCTCGTTGGTGACCGCCGTGCTGCTCGGCGACATGGGGGTGTCGCTGGGCGTCACATTGAACGCGCTTCGGCTAGGGACCGTCTCAGCTGGTCGCTAG
- a CDS encoding helix-turn-helix transcriptional regulator, whose amino-acid sequence MMDAPLCDIPLVHEDAVEAALRGRAGEDQITYLADTFQMLASPTRLRIVEALAVGELCVCDLAVVAGVSQSAVSHHLGQMRQMRIVRYRKEGRLAYYRLDDPHVETLFETGLEHVREASGGEER is encoded by the coding sequence ATGATGGACGCCCCTCTCTGCGACATTCCGCTCGTTCACGAAGATGCGGTGGAAGCCGCGCTCCGCGGCCGAGCAGGTGAAGACCAGATTACGTACCTCGCGGACACGTTCCAAATGCTGGCGAGCCCGACGCGATTGCGCATCGTAGAGGCGCTCGCCGTGGGCGAGCTGTGCGTTTGCGACCTAGCCGTGGTCGCGGGAGTCAGCCAGTCGGCTGTGAGCCACCACCTGGGCCAGATGAGGCAGATGCGGATCGTGCGGTATCGTAAAGAGGGCCGCTTGGCGTACTACCGACTCGACGATCCGCACGTGGAAACTCTGTTCGAGACCGGGCTGGAACATGTCCGTGAAGCAAGCGGCGGAGAGGAGCGATGA
- a CDS encoding efflux RND transporter permease subunit, protein MRDTRAHWDLVLRASKEVGPALFTSLLLITLSFLPVFALEAQEGRLFKPLAWTKTLSMASAALLSVTLVPVLMGLFIRGGVPKETRNPLNRAMIAVYRPLVRGVLRYRWPTLGVGALALAVTVWPWSRLGSEFMPPLNEGSIMDMPSFQPSIGTAQAKAILQQRDAAMAAIPEVASVWGKVGRAESATDMAPMSMLESIAILKPEDEWRDGVTYDSLVAEMNARVRTPGVANMWSMPIKNRLDMLATGIKTPVGIKIFGPDLAVLDELGRDIEELLPRVQGTSSVFAERTRGGRYLDITVDREAAARHGLTSGQVLAALQGAVGGMPAGEVVEGRERYGVLVRYARDFRDDPESVRDVLVATPAGAQVALGELARIEFVQGAPFIKSENANLNSIVYIDVRGRDIGGYVQEARALLEDELELRQGYTLVWSGQFEALERAKERLTYVVPITVAIIFLLLYLQFSSLIEASLIILSLPFSLVGGVWIMWALGYNMSVATAIGFIALAGVAAQMGVIMLIYLDQAHDERRRAGTLRDRADVDAAVEFGAVERVRPKMMTVTAIIAGLLPILWGHGAGADVMKRIATPMVGGMVSFTVLTLMVIPAAYSLWKEWEVGRAVGFSTNAPRRRR, encoded by the coding sequence ATGCGGGACACAAGGGCGCACTGGGATCTCGTGCTCCGCGCCTCCAAAGAGGTGGGGCCGGCCCTCTTTACGTCGCTGCTCCTGATCACGTTGTCGTTCTTGCCCGTCTTCGCGCTCGAAGCGCAGGAAGGTCGCCTCTTCAAGCCACTGGCGTGGACCAAGACGCTGTCGATGGCTTCTGCCGCCCTGCTCTCGGTCACACTGGTACCGGTCCTGATGGGGCTGTTCATCCGGGGTGGCGTCCCAAAGGAGACCCGCAATCCGCTCAACCGAGCGATGATCGCCGTCTACCGGCCTCTCGTCCGCGGCGTCCTGCGCTACCGGTGGCCGACGCTCGGCGTGGGTGCATTGGCTCTGGCCGTGACCGTCTGGCCGTGGTCACGGCTCGGAAGTGAGTTCATGCCACCCCTCAACGAGGGGTCCATCATGGACATGCCGTCGTTTCAGCCTTCCATCGGCACGGCCCAGGCAAAGGCGATTCTCCAGCAACGCGACGCCGCCATGGCGGCGATTCCGGAGGTGGCATCGGTGTGGGGGAAGGTCGGCCGCGCCGAGTCGGCGACGGACATGGCTCCCATGTCGATGCTCGAGTCCATCGCGATCCTCAAGCCGGAGGACGAGTGGCGGGATGGTGTCACATACGACTCTCTGGTCGCCGAGATGAACGCGAGGGTGCGTACGCCCGGTGTGGCGAATATGTGGTCGATGCCGATCAAGAATCGACTCGACATGTTGGCGACGGGGATCAAGACTCCGGTGGGGATCAAGATCTTCGGCCCGGACCTGGCGGTGTTGGATGAGCTGGGCCGTGACATCGAGGAGCTGCTGCCCCGTGTCCAGGGCACCAGCTCCGTCTTCGCGGAGCGCACGCGGGGTGGCCGGTACTTGGACATCACCGTGGATCGCGAGGCGGCTGCGCGGCACGGGCTCACGTCGGGACAGGTTCTCGCCGCGCTTCAGGGTGCGGTCGGCGGCATGCCGGCGGGAGAGGTGGTCGAGGGGCGCGAGCGCTACGGCGTCCTGGTCCGCTACGCTCGGGACTTCCGGGATGACCCGGAGAGCGTCCGCGACGTCCTGGTAGCCACGCCCGCCGGAGCACAGGTCGCCCTCGGCGAGCTCGCGCGGATCGAGTTTGTTCAGGGCGCACCCTTCATCAAGTCCGAGAACGCGAACCTCAACAGCATTGTCTACATCGACGTTCGAGGTCGGGACATCGGGGGATATGTGCAGGAGGCCAGGGCACTTCTGGAAGACGAGTTGGAGCTTCGCCAGGGTTATACGCTGGTGTGGTCAGGCCAGTTCGAGGCGCTCGAGCGCGCCAAGGAGCGCCTCACCTACGTGGTTCCGATCACCGTGGCCATCATCTTCTTGCTGCTCTACCTCCAGTTCTCGAGCCTCATCGAGGCGAGCCTCATCATCCTGTCACTCCCCTTCTCGCTGGTGGGAGGCGTGTGGATCATGTGGGCCCTCGGCTACAACATGAGCGTCGCGACGGCGATCGGATTCATCGCCCTCGCCGGTGTCGCTGCGCAGATGGGGGTCATCATGCTCATCTACCTCGATCAGGCGCACGACGAACGGCGGAGAGCCGGCACGCTCCGAGACCGTGCGGATGTCGACGCCGCGGTGGAGTTCGGAGCTGTGGAGCGCGTGCGACCCAAGATGATGACCGTCACCGCGATCATCGCTGGCCTCCTTCCGATCCTGTGGGGGCACGGCGCCGGGGCGGACGTCATGAAACGGATCGCCACGCCGATGGTGGGCGGGATGGTTTCCTTCACCGTCCTCACGCTGATGGTGATTCCGGCGGCGTATTCGCTCTGGAAGGAGTGGGAGGTGGGGCGTGCAGTCGGCTTCTCTACCAATGCACCTCGACGGCGGCGATGA